One window from the genome of Spirosoma rhododendri encodes:
- a CDS encoding DUF5686 and carboxypeptidase-like regulatory domain-containing protein, translating into MEKRLRTLTFFLLAGLLLCLSGQLYAQTTYSVTGLVTDAKTGEPVPFASVALVGKRVGTITDEKGRYTLRTNVLSDSLVVSSMGYANTRRAIDGERLTQAIDVQLPMSAGNALQEVVVRAGENPAFRVLRQVRKNRSLNDRSRLKAYEYDSYQKTEMALSHLTDRMRQTGLFRKINQAMSQVDSIVDSEGNRLLPLLVSESVTHTYYRTGPQRRREDVRKTRIRGVAVDDAGVSSQLLGGTSLASQNFYDNYIPILGKDFASPIGDNWRNWYEFFLADTTQIGDHICYEIQFDPKRPEDLAFTGKAWIDTSSFALCEIEARIGSRANLNYVRALTIEQELEPTPDSTGAKTKEGWLPVGLKLTADLTGVGKQSLGIRAQVTLRNSNVVVNQPKPVLFYEQPIEPSDTVATTNEAYWRTVQRTLAGPDSLNKADQKSRMMIETLRSVPAVRTAEAVGQIAVTGFLKVGSFDLGPYPYLFAVNTVEGLRTRVGFRTNEDFSRHLVLRGYLAYGTLDKEFKYGVEADYLISRQHWTQIGVRMSYDLERLGLTPELIGGNRIFYALSRFGRYRGAYQSKQKEAFFVTEPVKGIMLRAMVGSRTFDPLFPYAYRSSPDMGDQSPLRSDINDAYWAIEARLARKEKYIMDGNERITLGTKRAPVLTVRYTRGTTGLGSDFNYSRITLRAQQTLRLGPLGRMTYLLSAGFTPSTLPAPLLFPHIGNPTPLLTVNTFNRMQFYEFVSDRFVAVHMQHRFEGFLFNRLPGIRKLNWRLVANADMLWGSLSQANQDLESNKMLPNGQRPIHFGHLDPSVPYVELGYGIDNIFKIFRVQAVHRLTYLEPGPNNIPTNRFAIKAAASISF; encoded by the coding sequence ATGGAAAAACGTTTACGTACGCTTACTTTCTTCTTACTGGCTGGTTTACTGCTGTGTTTGAGCGGGCAACTATACGCGCAAACGACCTACTCAGTTACCGGACTCGTTACCGATGCCAAAACGGGTGAACCCGTTCCGTTTGCCAGCGTAGCGCTGGTGGGAAAACGCGTCGGCACCATCACCGACGAGAAGGGTCGCTACACATTGCGCACCAACGTACTGAGCGATTCGCTGGTGGTCAGCTCGATGGGGTACGCCAACACGCGCCGGGCGATCGACGGCGAACGGCTCACGCAGGCGATCGACGTGCAACTGCCCATGTCGGCAGGAAACGCCTTGCAGGAAGTGGTCGTGCGGGCAGGGGAGAACCCGGCTTTTCGCGTACTGCGGCAGGTGCGCAAGAACCGGTCGCTCAACGACCGCAGCCGACTGAAAGCCTACGAGTACGACAGCTATCAGAAAACCGAAATGGCCCTGAGTCACCTAACCGACCGGATGCGGCAGACCGGCCTTTTCCGGAAGATCAATCAGGCGATGAGTCAGGTCGATTCGATTGTCGACAGTGAAGGAAACCGGCTGCTGCCACTGCTGGTGTCGGAATCGGTAACGCATACGTACTACCGCACCGGCCCGCAGCGTCGGCGCGAAGACGTTCGCAAGACCCGTATTCGGGGAGTAGCCGTCGATGATGCGGGCGTAAGCTCGCAACTGCTGGGCGGTACCAGTCTGGCCAGTCAAAATTTTTACGACAACTACATTCCGATTCTGGGTAAAGATTTCGCGTCGCCCATCGGCGACAACTGGCGGAACTGGTACGAATTCTTCCTGGCCGATACAACCCAGATTGGCGACCATATCTGCTACGAAATCCAGTTCGACCCCAAGCGCCCCGAAGACCTCGCCTTCACGGGAAAAGCCTGGATCGACACCAGTTCATTTGCGCTTTGCGAAATCGAAGCCCGAATCGGTAGCCGGGCTAACCTCAACTACGTCCGGGCGCTGACGATCGAGCAGGAACTCGAACCAACGCCCGACTCGACGGGAGCCAAAACGAAAGAAGGATGGTTGCCGGTTGGATTGAAGCTCACCGCCGATCTGACGGGGGTGGGTAAGCAGTCGCTCGGTATACGGGCGCAGGTAACACTGCGCAACAGCAACGTGGTGGTCAATCAGCCAAAGCCGGTACTGTTTTACGAACAGCCTATCGAGCCGAGCGATACCGTTGCGACGACTAACGAAGCGTACTGGCGCACCGTGCAGCGTACGCTGGCCGGGCCCGACTCGCTGAACAAGGCCGATCAGAAATCCCGGATGATGATCGAAACGCTGCGCTCTGTACCGGCCGTGCGAACGGCCGAGGCCGTGGGGCAGATTGCCGTAACGGGCTTTCTGAAAGTGGGAAGCTTCGATTTGGGGCCATATCCGTATCTGTTTGCCGTCAACACGGTCGAAGGGCTGCGGACCCGTGTTGGTTTTCGGACGAATGAAGATTTCAGCCGTCATCTGGTCCTGCGGGGATATCTGGCCTATGGTACGCTCGACAAGGAATTTAAGTACGGTGTCGAAGCCGATTACCTGATTTCGCGGCAGCACTGGACACAGATCGGTGTTCGGATGAGCTACGACCTCGAACGGCTGGGCCTGACGCCCGAACTGATCGGTGGTAACCGGATTTTCTACGCACTGAGTCGGTTTGGCCGCTATCGCGGTGCCTACCAGAGCAAACAGAAGGAAGCGTTCTTCGTGACGGAGCCGGTGAAAGGTATTATGCTACGGGCAATGGTTGGCAGCCGAACGTTCGACCCGCTGTTTCCCTACGCGTATCGCAGTAGCCCCGACATGGGCGATCAGTCGCCCCTGCGCTCCGACATCAACGATGCCTATTGGGCGATCGAAGCGCGGCTGGCCCGGAAGGAAAAGTACATCATGGACGGCAACGAGCGCATCACGCTCGGCACCAAGCGTGCCCCCGTCCTGACGGTTCGGTACACGCGCGGCACAACCGGGTTGGGGTCTGACTTCAATTACAGCCGGATCACTCTGCGGGCGCAGCAAACCCTCCGGCTGGGACCGCTGGGCCGGATGACGTATCTGCTATCGGCTGGGTTTACGCCGTCGACGCTGCCCGCTCCGCTGCTGTTTCCGCACATCGGTAACCCAACGCCCCTGCTGACGGTCAACACCTTCAACCGGATGCAGTTCTACGAATTTGTCAGCGATCGGTTTGTGGCCGTTCATATGCAGCACCGGTTCGAGGGTTTTCTGTTTAACCGCCTGCCGGGTATCCGCAAGTTGAACTGGCGACTGGTTGCAAACGCTGATATGCTGTGGGGAAGTCTGTCGCAGGCCAATCAGGATCTGGAAAGCAACAAGATGCTGCCGAACGGCCAACGACCTATTCACTTCGGGCACCTTGACCCCAGCGTTCCGTATGTAGAACTGGGCTACGGTATCGATAATATCTTCAAAATTTTCCGGGTACAGGCTGTTCACCGGCTGACGTATCTGGAGCCGGGGCCGAACAACATCCCGACCAATCGGTTCGCTATCAAAGCGGCTGCGTCGATCAGTTTTTAG
- the pyrR gene encoding bifunctional pyr operon transcriptional regulator/uracil phosphoribosyltransferase PyrR has product MNQQRLILASPLLEIVVSRLAQQLIENHQDFTDTVLLGMQPRGIYFAERVSRELSRTLGREVPLGYLDATFYRDDFRRRDTPLRPNTTHVPFVIENKRVILIDDVLATGRMVRAALDAMTAFGRPRKVELLVLIDRRYNRDLPIKPDYTGMKVNTLESQRVLVEWTEQGADADRIWLVG; this is encoded by the coding sequence ATGAATCAACAACGCCTGATTTTAGCCAGTCCGTTACTCGAAATTGTCGTAAGTCGACTGGCGCAGCAGCTCATTGAGAATCACCAGGATTTTACCGATACGGTGCTGCTGGGCATGCAGCCGCGCGGCATTTATTTCGCTGAGCGCGTTAGCCGCGAACTAAGCCGCACTCTGGGCCGCGAGGTACCGCTGGGGTATCTGGACGCGACCTTTTACCGGGACGACTTCCGCCGGCGCGACACCCCCCTGCGCCCCAATACGACGCACGTACCATTTGTGATCGAAAACAAACGCGTTATCCTGATCGACGATGTGCTGGCGACGGGCCGGATGGTGCGGGCGGCCCTCGACGCTATGACCGCGTTCGGGCGTCCCCGCAAGGTCGAGCTGCTGGTCCTGATCGACCGCCGTTATAACCGCGACCTGCCGATCAAGCCCGATTATACTGGTATGAAAGTCAACACGCTGGAGTCGCAGCGCGTGCTGGTCGAGTGGACGGAGCAGGGCGCTGATGCTGACCGAATCTGGCTGGTTGGCTGA
- the pth gene encoding aminoacyl-tRNA hydrolase, whose translation MKFLIVGLGNVGPEYALTRHNAGFMVLDRLAAQHGFSFSLTRLAFTAKWSYKGKQFFFVKPTTFMNLSGKAVQYYLKQENIPVENLLVLSDDKDLPFAKLRLKPKGSAGGHNGLRNIDELLGTQEYARLRLGIGSNFAKGRQIDFVLGEFSEDEMIQLPDYLDKAGDAVVAFCTMGIQNAMNNYNQ comes from the coding sequence GTGAAATTTCTGATCGTTGGGCTAGGCAACGTTGGCCCCGAATATGCACTCACCCGCCACAATGCGGGCTTTATGGTTCTCGACCGACTGGCGGCCCAACATGGCTTTTCGTTTTCGCTGACCCGGCTGGCCTTCACCGCCAAATGGTCGTACAAAGGCAAGCAGTTCTTTTTCGTGAAACCAACCACGTTTATGAACCTGAGCGGTAAGGCGGTGCAGTACTATCTGAAGCAGGAAAACATACCCGTCGAGAACCTGCTCGTCCTGTCGGATGATAAAGATTTGCCGTTTGCGAAGCTCCGACTCAAGCCCAAAGGTTCGGCTGGCGGACATAATGGACTGCGGAATATCGACGAACTGCTGGGCACGCAGGAATACGCCCGGCTACGCCTTGGCATAGGGAGTAATTTTGCGAAGGGACGGCAAATCGATTTCGTGCTGGGCGAGTTTTCCGAGGACGAAATGATCCAGCTACCTGACTACCTCGACAAGGCAGGCGACGCCGTCGTGGCTTTTTGTACTATGGGCATACAGAACGCCATGAATAATTACAACCAATGA